The following nucleotide sequence is from Alphaproteobacteria bacterium.
AGACTTTCAACTCTTAAATTGATGGATAGAATAGTAGTTATAGAAAAGGGTAAGATTGTTGAAGAAGGAACTCATAAACAATTATTGAAAAATAATGGAACTTATGCTAAGTTGTGGGAAATGCAATCTGGCGATTTTATTGGAAAGGAAGATTTATAGGTTTATGGATAAGTTATACTGTACATAAATGCAGGAGATTTAAGACATATAAAAAAGGTATGAGAAAAGAAAGATAACTTGATAAATACAAAAAAATGAAGATAGAAAATATTTGTGTGATAAGTTATTTTTCATAAAAACAATATTGTCATTCTGAGAGAGTGTTGAGTTTATAGAAACACGAACTGAAGGGGCTCAGAGATTCTTCGACTCCTTATAGTCACTCATAATGACAGAGAAAAAAAGAGGTTAATAAAAAAATGGAACTAGAACAATTAAAAGAAGAATTAATAAATGAAGTGAGTGCAATAGACACTCCTGAAAAGCTTGAAGAAGCTAGAGTTAAAATACTTGGTAAAAAAGGTGTGCTTACAACTCAAATGAAATCTCTAGGAGGGATGTCTCCTGAAGAGAGAAAAGTTGCTGGTCCATTATTGAACTCTACAAAAGTAGAAATTACAAATCTTATTGAAGAAAAAGTAACAGCTTTTAAAGCAGAGCAAATGAATAAAAGATTAGAAACAGAGAAAGTTGATGTTACTCTATCTGCTAGACCAAAAGCAGAAGGGAAAGTTCATCCTATTTCTCAAACAATTGACGAGCTTACAGCTATTCTTGGAGATATGGGATTCTCTGTAGCAGAAGGTCCAGATGTTGAAACAATATTTAACAATTTTGATGCATTAAATACTCCTAAATATCACCCTGCTAGAGAAGCAACAGATACTTTTTATATGCCAGAAAAAGATGGGCAAAAAAGAGTGCTTAGAACTCAAACTTCAGCTGTTCAAATCAGAACAATGACATCTCAAGAATTGCCAATTAAAATTATTTGTCCTGGTAAAACTTATAGAAATGATAGTGATGCAACTCACTCACCAATGTTCCATCAATTAGAGGCTCTTATCGTTGAAGAAAAAGGGAAAATAACAATGGCAAACTTGAAGTGGACAATTGAAGAAATGTTTGCAAAATTCTTTGAATTAGATGAAATGCCAATGAGATTAAGACCTCATTGTTTCCCATTCACTGAGCCTTCAGCTGAGGTGGATATTAGTTATTCAAAAGATAGTGGTAATATAAAAATTGGTAAAGGTGAGAACTGGTTAGAAGTTGCTGGTTGTGGAATGGTGCATCCTAAAGTTTTAGAGAACTGTGGAATTGATAGCTCTAAATATCAAGGTTTCGCTTTTGGATTCGGTATTGATAGACTTGCTATGTTAAAATATGGTATGCCAGATATTCGTTCATTCTTTGAGGCTGATGCAAGATGGATTTCTCATTATGGATTTAGTTTCTGTTCAGAGCCAAACTTAGTTATGGGTAAAAAATAGAACTTTATATACAGGAGTAACTTCTGATTAATTAAAAAGGAAAATATAATATGAGAATATTAAGCATATTTAAGAAAGAGATAAAACCAATAGAAGAAGGTTATCTTTCAGAAGAAGATGGTCATAGAGTATATTGGGCAAGATATGGTAATGCAGAAGGTAAGACTATATTAACATTCCATGGGGGTCCAGGAGGATCTAGTAAACCAAGGCATGCGAAAAGTTTTGATTTAAAGAAATATAATGTAATTGTATTTGACCAAAGAGGATGTGGAAGATCTGAACCTTTAGGGAAATTAGAAAATAACACTACAGAAAAAATTATTTCTGATGCTAAAAGAATTGTTGATTTATTAAAAGTTAAAAAGCTTATTATAGTTGGTGGCTCTTGGGGCTCGACTTTAGCTTTGTTGTTTTGTGAAAAGTTCCCTAAAATGATAGATAAAATTATATTGAGTAATATATTTTTAGCAAATAAATTCGCGGATAAGTGGGCTTTTGAACATACAGCTAATATGTATCCTGATGCCGCAGAAAAAATGCTAAAGGATAAACCTAAAAATAAAAGTCTTGCAAAATATTACTTAGATTTAATTACTTCTAAAAAAGAAACTGATATAGTAAATGCTATGAATAACTTTGGTAAATACGAATATACAATAGGTAAATTAGATGTGAAAATTGATGATGAAGTTAACTTAAATAGAGTAAATAACACTAAAGTGTTTCTGCATTTTATGAAGAATAAATATTTTATAAAAGAGAATCAAATTTTAGAAAATATAAAATCTATATCAAATAAGAAGTGTTTGATTATACATAACAGATTGGACTTAACATGCCCTCTTAAGGGAGCTTGGGACTTAAATCAGATGATGAAAAAGTCAAAGTTAGTTATATTACCGGTTTTAGGACATAATATTTATAGACCAGAGAGTCTTAAAAAGGTTAATAAAGAAATAATGGAATTTTTGAAAGGATAATAGAATGAAATTTAGTATAAGTTGGTTAAAAAAGCATTTAGATACTACTGCAACTCCAGAAGAGTTAGCAGAAGCTCTAAATACAATTATAGGATTAGAAGTTGAAGAGATAGAAAATCAGGGTGATTTTCTTAAAGATTTTGTTATAGCGAAAGTTGAAACATGTGAGTCTCATCCAGATTCTGATCATTTGAATGTGTTATCAGTTAATAACGGTTCAGAAGAAAATCTGCAAGTTGTTTGTGGTGCTCCAAATGTAAAAGCTGGAATGTGGGGAGTTTTCGCTGGCTCAGGAGTTTATGTTCCTGGTATTGATTTTACTTTGTCTCAAGTTAAAATTCGTGGAGTTGAGTCAAATGGGATGATGTGTTCAGAGAAAGAACTATGTTTATCAGATAATCATGAGGGTATTATTGAGCTAAAAGGCAATGATTTTGTTGCGGGTCAGTCTTTCGTGGAAAGGTTTAATCTAGATGATGCTGTTATTGATGTGGAAATTACTCCTAATCGCGGAGATTGTTGTGGTGTTCGTGGTATGGCAAGAGAATTTGCTGCCGCAGGATTCGGAACTCTAAAACCATTAAAGATAAAAGAAGTGAATGCAACATTAGAAAACCCAATATCTGTTACTATAGAAAATGAGAAAGATTGTTCTCTGTTTGTTGGGAGATATATAAAAGGTGTTAAAAATGTTAAATCTCCAGAAGATATGCTTAAATCTTTAAGATCAGTAGGAGTTAAAACAATATCAAGCTTAGTTGATGTTACTAATTACTCATGTTTTGATGTGTGTCGTCCTCTTCATGTTTTTGATGCAGATAAAATCACAGGGAACTTAGTCGTTCGTCGTGCAAAAGATGGAGAAAAAATGCTAGGTCTTGATGATAATGAATATGAATTAGATTCTAATATGATTGTTATCGCTGATGATAAAGGTCCTCAATCTATTGCGGGTGTGATGGGTGGTAAGGATACTGCTGTAGATAAAAATACTCAAAATGTTTATGTTGAGTTAGCTTTCTTCGATGCAGATTCTATTGCTTATGCAGGTAGAAATACAGGCATCCAATCAGATGCAAGATATAGATTTGAAAGAGAACTGGATAAAGGTTTTGCTAAAGAGGGTATGGATTATGCTACAAACATGATTTTAGATATTTGCGGTGGTGAGGCTTCTGAAATTTTTGTTGCAGGTAATATAGATGTAGAACCAAAAGTTATAAATTACTCTACAGAGTCTTGTAAAACTTTAGGTGGTATTGATATTTCTAAAGAAAGGCAAAAAGAAATTCTAGAAAATCTAGAGTTTGGAGTAAAAGAAAATGGAAATCAATTTGAAATAACTGTTCCTACATGGAGAAACGATATTGGAGATGCTGGTGATGCAGACTTTGTTGAAGAAGTTCTGAGAATCTATGGTTATGCAAATATACCGTCAATTCCTCTTCCAAGAGAAGAAGGTGTTACATCTGCAAAAGTTAGTGATAAAAAGCAAAAAGAAATAACAGCTAGAAGAGTTCTTGCTTCTCTAGGTCTATCAGAAGCAGTTACATTTACTTTTGTTAGTGATAAATTAGCAAATTTATTCGGTGGTGTTAAAGATTCTGATAAAATTGTTAACCCTCTATCTTCAGAACATGGTGTGCTAAGACCAAATAATTTAGTTAATTTATTAAGTTCTGTAGCAGCTAACTCTGCTAGAGGGTCTTCTAATTTAAGAATGTTTGAAATTGGTTCTGTATTCAGAAAAGAGAATGAAGAACAAACAAATGAAATTGCTGGTCTTATTTCTGGGCTTACTCATAATAAACATTGGTTAGAAGATAACAGAGAAGTAGATGTTTTCGATATTAAAGAAACTTTATTAGAGCTAATGAAAAACATAGGAGCTCCAACTGGTCAATTGAGAAATGGTGCTCTAGAATACTATCACCCAGGAAGAAGCGGAACACTTGCATTAGGTAAATTCCCAATAGCTTACTTTGGAGAAATTCATCCTAAAGTTTTAGAAGCTTTTGGTATAAAACAAAGAGTGGTTGCTTTTGAGCTTTTACTAGATAATATTCCTGCTGCTAAGAAAAAGAAAGGTACTGCTAAGTCTAAATTAGATATGTCTAACTTGCAGGCTACATTTAGAGATTTTGCTTTCATAT
It contains:
- a CDS encoding alpha/beta fold hydrolase — translated: MRILSIFKKEIKPIEEGYLSEEDGHRVYWARYGNAEGKTILTFHGGPGGSSKPRHAKSFDLKKYNVIVFDQRGCGRSEPLGKLENNTTEKIISDAKRIVDLLKVKKLIIVGGSWGSTLALLFCEKFPKMIDKIILSNIFLANKFADKWAFEHTANMYPDAAEKMLKDKPKNKSLAKYYLDLITSKKETDIVNAMNNFGKYEYTIGKLDVKIDDEVNLNRVNNTKVFLHFMKNKYFIKENQILENIKSISNKKCLIIHNRLDLTCPLKGAWDLNQMMKKSKLVILPVLGHNIYRPESLKKVNKEIMEFLKG
- the pheT gene encoding phenylalanine--tRNA ligase subunit beta, encoding MKFSISWLKKHLDTTATPEELAEALNTIIGLEVEEIENQGDFLKDFVIAKVETCESHPDSDHLNVLSVNNGSEENLQVVCGAPNVKAGMWGVFAGSGVYVPGIDFTLSQVKIRGVESNGMMCSEKELCLSDNHEGIIELKGNDFVAGQSFVERFNLDDAVIDVEITPNRGDCCGVRGMAREFAAAGFGTLKPLKIKEVNATLENPISVTIENEKDCSLFVGRYIKGVKNVKSPEDMLKSLRSVGVKTISSLVDVTNYSCFDVCRPLHVFDADKITGNLVVRRAKDGEKMLGLDDNEYELDSNMIVIADDKGPQSIAGVMGGKDTAVDKNTQNVYVELAFFDADSIAYAGRNTGIQSDARYRFERELDKGFAKEGMDYATNMILDICGGEASEIFVAGNIDVEPKVINYSTESCKTLGGIDISKERQKEILENLEFGVKENGNQFEITVPTWRNDIGDAGDADFVEEVLRIYGYANIPSIPLPREEGVTSAKVSDKKQKEITARRVLASLGLSEAVTFTFVSDKLANLFGGVKDSDKIVNPLSSEHGVLRPNNLVNLLSSVAANSARGSSNLRMFEIGSVFRKENEEQTNEIAGLISGLTHNKHWLEDNREVDVFDIKETLLELMKNIGAPTGQLRNGALEYYHPGRSGTLALGKFPIAYFGEIHPKVLEAFGIKQRVVAFELLLDNIPAAKKKKGTAKSKLDMSNLQATFRDFAFILDRDIPAEKLIQSVKKADKLIEDVEIFDVYEGDNLGDNKKSLAIKVKIQPKEKTLTDKDLDLISSAIVINVTKQTQGQLRK
- the pheS gene encoding phenylalanine--tRNA ligase subunit alpha encodes the protein MELEQLKEELINEVSAIDTPEKLEEARVKILGKKGVLTTQMKSLGGMSPEERKVAGPLLNSTKVEITNLIEEKVTAFKAEQMNKRLETEKVDVTLSARPKAEGKVHPISQTIDELTAILGDMGFSVAEGPDVETIFNNFDALNTPKYHPAREATDTFYMPEKDGQKRVLRTQTSAVQIRTMTSQELPIKIICPGKTYRNDSDATHSPMFHQLEALIVEEKGKITMANLKWTIEEMFAKFFELDEMPMRLRPHCFPFTEPSAEVDISYSKDSGNIKIGKGENWLEVAGCGMVHPKVLENCGIDSSKYQGFAFGFGIDRLAMLKYGMPDIRSFFEADARWISHYGFSFCSEPNLVMGKK